The following proteins come from a genomic window of Pirellulales bacterium:
- a CDS encoding glutamate synthase subunit beta yields MGDVRGFMKYPRRTYGKEPVPERLKHFNEFLQVLSTDELKLQGARCMDCGVPFCHTGCPLGNIIPDWNDLVHRDHWREALERLHATNNFPEFTGRVCPAPCEAACVLGINEDPVAIKQIEMAIADRAIAEGWQVPEPPMERSGKRVAVIGSGPAGLAAAQQLNRAGHLVTVFERADRPGGLLMYGIPDFKLEKSHVWRRIKQMEAEGIEFRCNSNIGVNVPTAELRDEYDAILLAGGATAARDLPIPGRDLMGIHFAMEFLPQQNARNQGDEVPNQILATGKDVIVIGGGDTGSDCDGTSNRQGRRSLTQFELLPQPPDVGNYPRASERPANSPWPLWPMILRTSTSQEEGCQREWSILTKQFSSDSNGQVESLTTVRVEWVADANGRQSMREVPGSEQVWPCQLVLLAMGFLGPERKGPIADLGLELDPRGNVKADANYMTSIEGVFAAGDLRRGQSLVVWAI; encoded by the coding sequence ATGGGCGACGTGCGCGGATTCATGAAGTACCCGCGGCGGACTTACGGCAAAGAGCCGGTCCCCGAGCGGCTCAAGCACTTCAACGAGTTTCTCCAGGTCCTCTCGACCGACGAGCTGAAGCTGCAAGGTGCGCGGTGCATGGATTGCGGCGTGCCGTTCTGCCACACAGGCTGCCCGCTCGGGAACATCATCCCCGACTGGAACGATCTGGTGCATCGCGACCATTGGCGCGAGGCGCTCGAGCGGCTGCACGCGACCAATAACTTTCCTGAGTTCACCGGGCGCGTTTGCCCAGCCCCTTGCGAAGCGGCTTGCGTGCTTGGAATCAACGAAGACCCGGTGGCCATCAAGCAGATCGAAATGGCGATTGCCGACCGCGCGATTGCCGAAGGCTGGCAAGTGCCCGAGCCGCCGATGGAACGATCCGGCAAGCGCGTGGCGGTGATCGGCTCCGGTCCCGCCGGATTGGCCGCCGCGCAGCAATTGAACCGCGCGGGCCATCTGGTGACGGTTTTCGAGCGGGCCGATCGGCCGGGCGGGCTGTTGATGTATGGCATCCCGGATTTCAAGCTGGAGAAATCGCACGTCTGGCGGCGAATCAAGCAGATGGAGGCCGAAGGGATCGAGTTCCGCTGCAATTCCAACATTGGCGTGAATGTGCCGACCGCGGAGCTGCGCGACGAGTACGACGCGATCTTGCTTGCCGGCGGCGCGACGGCCGCTCGCGATCTGCCGATCCCTGGCCGCGATCTCATGGGGATCCATTTCGCGATGGAATTCCTGCCGCAGCAGAATGCTCGCAATCAGGGAGACGAGGTTCCGAACCAAATCCTGGCGACCGGGAAGGACGTGATCGTGATCGGCGGCGGCGACACGGGGAGCGACTGCGACGGCACCTCGAATCGCCAGGGCCGCCGCAGCCTCACGCAATTCGAGCTGCTGCCGCAGCCGCCGGACGTCGGCAACTATCCGCGGGCCAGCGAGCGCCCCGCCAATTCACCTTGGCCGCTCTGGCCGATGATCCTGCGGACAAGCACCTCGCAAGAGGAAGGCTGCCAGCGCGAGTGGAGCATCTTGACCAAGCAGTTCAGCAGCGATTCGAATGGACAGGTCGAGAGCCTCACTACCGTGCGCGTCGAATGGGTCGCCGATGCCAATGGCCGGCAGTCGATGCGCGAAGTGCCGGGGAGCGAGCAGGTCTGGCCCTGCCAATTGGTTCTGCTGGCGATGGGCTTCCTCGGCCCGGAGCGAAAGGGCCCGATCGCCGATCTCGGTCTAGAACTTGATCCACGCGGCAACGTCAAGGCCGATGCCAACTACATGACGAGCATCGAAGGGGTCTTCGCCGCCGGCGACCTCCGTCGCGGCCAATCGCTCGTCGTCTGGGCCATCCA